In Fimbriimonadaceae bacterium, the following are encoded in one genomic region:
- the ffh gene encoding signal recognition particle protein, producing MLDTLTRRLSGILGGLRAKGRLTESDVADMLREVRVALLEADVNFQVAKQFVATVREKAVGEDVFGSLTADQTIVRLVRDELTEMLGGSAERFRWSPSPPTVVLMCGLQGSGKTTTAAKLAKWMASEGKKAMLAACDVQRPAAVKQLQVLGESIDVPVYAGDAGTQPAKIAQDALARCRHLMLDVLIVDTAGRLTIDEPLMEELKAIRRAVNPTEVLLVLDATAGQEAVNVAEAFHKAVDVTGAIFTKLDGDTRGGAVLSVRAATGVPVRYIGLGEQVDALDVFYPDRMAQRILGMGDILGIIEKAETALDKDDAKALEGKIKSGHLDFTDMLSQFKTMRKMGPIQNVLKMIPGLGAQIPEEALSQLNEGHLSRIEAIILSMTPRERGNPDVINGSRRKRIAAGSGTTVEEVNSLIKQLYEMRKNMKQLGKMQQRMMKRGRRRR from the coding sequence ATGCTCGACACCCTTACCCGGCGACTGTCCGGCATTCTCGGCGGATTGCGCGCGAAGGGGAGGCTGACCGAGTCCGACGTCGCCGACATGCTGAGAGAGGTCCGCGTCGCCCTGCTCGAGGCGGACGTCAACTTCCAGGTGGCGAAGCAGTTTGTCGCCACCGTACGCGAGAAAGCGGTGGGCGAAGACGTGTTCGGAAGCTTGACCGCCGATCAAACGATCGTTCGCCTGGTGCGCGACGAGTTGACCGAGATGCTCGGGGGCAGCGCCGAGCGGTTCCGATGGTCCCCTTCCCCGCCGACCGTGGTGCTGATGTGCGGCCTTCAAGGTTCGGGAAAGACGACGACGGCCGCCAAGCTCGCCAAGTGGATGGCCTCCGAGGGCAAGAAGGCCATGCTCGCCGCGTGCGATGTGCAGCGCCCTGCGGCGGTGAAGCAGCTCCAAGTGCTCGGCGAGTCCATCGACGTGCCCGTCTATGCCGGGGACGCGGGAACCCAGCCGGCGAAGATCGCTCAAGACGCTCTCGCCAGATGCCGCCACTTGATGTTGGACGTGCTGATCGTGGACACGGCCGGACGTCTCACCATCGACGAGCCGCTGATGGAAGAGCTGAAGGCCATCCGCCGGGCCGTGAACCCCACAGAGGTCCTGCTCGTCCTCGACGCGACCGCAGGCCAGGAGGCGGTGAACGTCGCGGAGGCGTTCCACAAGGCCGTCGATGTGACCGGCGCGATCTTCACCAAGCTCGACGGCGACACGAGGGGTGGTGCCGTGCTCAGCGTCCGTGCCGCCACCGGGGTGCCCGTCCGCTACATCGGTCTCGGGGAGCAAGTGGACGCGTTGGACGTCTTCTACCCGGACCGCATGGCCCAGCGGATCTTGGGAATGGGCGACATCCTGGGCATCATCGAGAAGGCCGAGACCGCGCTCGACAAGGACGACGCGAAGGCGCTCGAGGGCAAGATCAAATCGGGCCACCTCGACTTCACCGACATGCTCTCGCAGTTCAAGACCATGCGGAAGATGGGCCCGATCCAGAACGTTCTGAAGATGATCCCCGGGCTTGGGGCGCAGATTCCCGAGGAGGCGCTCAGCCAACTCAACGAGGGGCACCTGAGCCGCATCGAGGCGATCATCCTGAGCATGACTCCCCGCGAAAGGGGCAATCCCGATGTCATCAACGGGTCGCGGCGCAAGCGCATCGCGGCGGGCTCGGGAACGACGGTCGAGGAGGTCAACTCCCTGATCAAGCAGCTCTACGAGATGCGCAAGAACATGAAGCAGCTTGGCAAGATGCAGCAGCGGATGATGAAGCGCGGACGCCGCCGACGCTAA
- a CDS encoding KH domain-containing protein, with amino-acid sequence MSYTRLVEHLVKSVVEQPDSVEIEEQEDRGTRTFFVHTSPDDFGKVIGKNGRVVSAIRCVVSAVAAKEREKAFVKIVTE; translated from the coding sequence ATGAGCTACACCCGTCTCGTCGAGCACCTGGTCAAGTCCGTGGTCGAGCAGCCCGATTCCGTGGAGATCGAAGAGCAAGAGGATCGGGGCACGCGCACCTTCTTCGTCCACACGTCTCCCGACGACTTCGGAAAGGTCATCGGAAAGAACGGGCGCGTGGTTTCCGCCATCCGTTGCGTCGTGAGCGCCGTCGCCGCCAAAGAGCGCGAGAAGGCGTTCGTGAAAATCGTCACGGAGTAG
- the rimM gene encoding ribosome maturation factor RimM (Essential for efficient processing of 16S rRNA) produces MPQPLVRIGQIVGAFGLRGELKVEPLTDFPSRFAPGTRVRVGEQWTSIAACRWHKGRPILRLDGIISIDDAEPLKWRYLEAEQQPPELEEDEYLTRDLIGLLVVTEEGEELGPLDAVERYPAQDVLVVGQIQIPAVKAFVKSVDLVAKRIVVALVPGMRPGEADDE; encoded by the coding sequence ATGCCGCAACCGCTCGTTCGCATCGGCCAGATTGTCGGAGCCTTCGGCCTCCGCGGCGAACTCAAAGTCGAGCCCCTCACCGACTTCCCATCCCGATTTGCGCCCGGTACACGCGTGCGCGTGGGCGAACAGTGGACGTCGATCGCGGCCTGTCGCTGGCACAAGGGGCGCCCGATTCTCCGCCTCGACGGCATCATTTCGATCGACGACGCGGAGCCCTTGAAGTGGCGTTACCTCGAAGCCGAGCAGCAGCCTCCTGAACTGGAAGAGGACGAGTATCTCACCCGTGACCTCATCGGTCTGCTGGTCGTGACCGAAGAGGGAGAAGAGCTTGGCCCCCTCGACGCCGTCGAGCGCTATCCCGCCCAGGACGTCCTGGTCGTGGGCCAGATCCAAATCCCCGCCGTCAAGGCCTTCGTCAAAAGCGTCGATCTCGTCGCGAAGAGGATCGTCGTCGCATTGGTGCCGGGGATGCGGCCTGGCGAAGCCGACGACGAGTAG
- a CDS encoding CsbD family protein produces MNWNTIEGNWKQLNGRIKEAWGKLTDDELDIIGGKRDRLVGKLQEHYGWAQEEAEKKVDEWSAKLEKARR; encoded by the coding sequence ATGAACTGGAACACGATCGAAGGCAACTGGAAGCAACTCAACGGCCGAATCAAAGAGGCCTGGGGCAAGCTGACCGACGACGAGCTCGACATCATCGGCGGGAAGCGCGATCGGCTTGTGGGGAAGCTGCAAGAGCACTATGGTTGGGCGCAGGAAGAGGCCGAGAAGAAGGTCGACGAGTGGAGCGCGAAGCTCGAAAAAGCACGACGCTAA
- the obgE gene encoding GTPase ObgE, which translates to MFLDEVVVEFVSGRGGSGAATFHREKFVPYGGPNGSDGGRGGNVVLIADRAKRTLYDFKLKRRFRADDGEPARGNKTGRDAQDIEIHVPVGTLVTNEETGELMADLSADGMRFVVAKGGKGGYGNLHYTSSVRQAPTISQNGAPGAEVVARLELKLLADVGLIGLPNAGKSTLIAQISAAKPKIADYPFTTIVPNLGVVSVGDETFVVADMPGLIEGASEGHGLGHQFLKHVERTRVLVHVVDAYPIDGTDPLENFDLIEHELELYSKDLFERTRIVALNKIDLLPPDAVDELVHALREKAMDVYPISAVTGQGVEPMLFEVLRLLNESVEPANIPVLVPSGANDDDEAWDVEVRGDGYAVVGKRIERLVAMTKLDNDESLRYLHRRLQRIGVIGRLRDAGAEDGDTVRVGDFEFAFTEDTR; encoded by the coding sequence ATGTTTCTCGACGAGGTCGTGGTGGAGTTCGTCTCGGGACGAGGCGGCTCGGGAGCGGCGACCTTTCATCGTGAGAAGTTCGTGCCCTACGGCGGGCCGAACGGATCCGATGGCGGGCGCGGCGGCAATGTGGTGCTGATCGCGGATCGGGCGAAGCGCACCCTTTACGACTTCAAGCTCAAGCGGCGTTTTCGGGCCGACGACGGGGAGCCCGCGCGCGGCAACAAGACCGGTCGGGACGCCCAAGACATCGAGATCCACGTGCCGGTCGGCACCCTCGTCACGAACGAGGAGACCGGCGAGCTGATGGCCGACCTCAGCGCCGACGGGATGCGTTTCGTGGTCGCCAAGGGTGGCAAAGGCGGGTACGGAAACCTCCACTACACCTCCAGCGTCCGTCAGGCGCCGACCATTTCCCAAAACGGCGCGCCGGGCGCGGAAGTGGTGGCGCGTCTCGAGCTCAAACTGCTGGCCGACGTCGGCCTGATCGGGCTGCCCAACGCCGGCAAGAGCACCCTGATCGCGCAGATCAGCGCGGCCAAGCCGAAGATCGCGGACTACCCGTTTACGACCATCGTGCCCAATCTCGGGGTCGTCTCCGTCGGCGACGAGACCTTCGTGGTGGCGGACATGCCTGGACTGATCGAAGGCGCCTCCGAGGGCCACGGGCTCGGCCACCAGTTTCTCAAGCACGTCGAACGGACGCGCGTCCTCGTGCACGTGGTCGACGCGTATCCGATCGACGGCACCGACCCCCTCGAGAACTTCGACCTGATCGAGCACGAGCTCGAGCTGTACTCGAAGGATCTGTTCGAACGCACTCGGATCGTCGCGCTCAACAAGATCGATCTCCTACCCCCCGACGCGGTCGACGAGCTTGTCCATGCGCTGCGGGAAAAAGCCATGGACGTCTATCCGATCTCCGCGGTCACCGGGCAAGGCGTGGAGCCGATGCTCTTCGAGGTTCTGCGGTTGCTCAACGAATCCGTGGAACCGGCGAACATCCCCGTTCTGGTCCCGTCTGGCGCGAACGACGACGACGAGGCTTGGGACGTGGAGGTTCGCGGCGACGGATACGCCGTGGTCGGCAAGCGCATCGAGCGACTCGTGGCAATGACCAAGCTCGACAACGACGAGTCCTTGCGCTACCTGCACCGCCGGCTGCAGCGGATCGGGGTGATCGGGCGGCTGCGGGATGCCGGCGCCGAGGACGGCGACACTGTTCGCGTGGGCGACTTCGAGTTCGCGTTCACCGAGGACACGCGATGA
- the nadD gene encoding nicotinate-nucleotide adenylyltransferase, with product MRIGVFGGTFDPPHAGHLAFAMAARDQLELDEVLWMPANRNPAKAGRKQTPARQRLEMVGLLVGKCEGMAASDLEISRGGASYAVDTLSELMHAQPAEYWFLVGADAVRELSTWKQPKRLLQLCRLAVAMRPPLTGGDVLARVDPEFHSKIDFVTLAANTAASTDIRRLIATGKPTLDLDPAVARYIAQHKLYRD from the coding sequence ATGAGGATCGGCGTCTTTGGCGGCACGTTCGACCCTCCGCACGCCGGGCACCTCGCCTTCGCGATGGCGGCCCGGGACCAGTTGGAGCTCGACGAGGTCCTTTGGATGCCTGCCAACCGGAATCCGGCCAAAGCGGGGCGCAAGCAAACACCGGCCCGGCAACGCCTCGAGATGGTCGGATTGCTCGTCGGCAAGTGCGAGGGGATGGCGGCCAGCGACCTCGAGATCTCCCGGGGAGGAGCGAGCTACGCGGTGGACACCTTGTCGGAGCTCATGCACGCCCAACCCGCCGAGTACTGGTTCCTCGTGGGGGCAGACGCCGTTCGCGAGCTTTCGACCTGGAAGCAGCCCAAGCGCCTGCTGCAACTTTGCCGCCTCGCCGTCGCGATGCGCCCGCCTCTCACGGGCGGGGACGTCCTTGCACGCGTCGATCCCGAGTTCCACTCCAAGATCGACTTCGTCACGCTGGCTGCGAACACGGCCGCGAGCACCGACATCCGGCGCCTGATCGCCACCGGAAAGCCCACGCTCGACCTCGATCCCGCCGTTGCGAGGTATATCGCACAACACAAGCTTTATCGAGATTAG
- the rsfS gene encoding ribosome silencing factor yields the protein MTSAEKTKSIIHFVEDMKGEQIETLDVHEKTSVADTFIVCSGTSDRHVASIAERVAERMKKEHQEPPLRIEGDNSGWVLQDYGDVILHVMRDEQRQFYDLETLWKMMPRDPSLGV from the coding sequence ATGACCTCAGCAGAAAAAACCAAATCCATCATCCATTTCGTCGAAGACATGAAGGGTGAGCAGATCGAAACGTTGGATGTCCACGAGAAGACGTCGGTGGCCGATACGTTCATCGTTTGCAGCGGCACGAGCGACCGGCACGTCGCTTCGATCGCCGAGCGGGTGGCGGAACGCATGAAGAAGGAACACCAAGAGCCTCCGCTCCGCATCGAGGGAGACAACAGCGGGTGGGTTCTCCAAGACTACGGAGACGTCATCCTCCATGTGATGCGCGACGAGCAGCGACAGTTTTATGACCTGGAGACGCTATGGAAGATGATGCCACGCGACCCGAGTCTGGGGGTCTAG
- the radC gene encoding DNA repair protein RadC — translation MDGRTLGALERVRAAGCRASTTVDLLAVAFARRETDVSEEVGRRLLKRYEPLARLSDAGADEVRELTGLEPFESLRNQALLELGRRAAGGGRGIPDSVSRPEDVVARLEHLRSEKREHFVAVLLDAKNRILKISTIHIGTLTMSVVGPREVFREAVREGASSLVVVHNHPSGDPTPSPEDLEVTARLVDVGSSLDIPVHDHVILGDPDWVSLRSRGLM, via the coding sequence ATGGATGGACGTACCTTGGGTGCTCTCGAACGCGTGCGGGCGGCGGGTTGCCGCGCTTCCACGACGGTGGATCTGCTCGCCGTGGCCTTTGCGCGGAGGGAGACCGACGTCTCGGAAGAGGTCGGACGCCGGCTCCTCAAGCGGTACGAGCCTCTGGCGCGGCTCTCGGACGCGGGTGCCGACGAAGTCCGCGAGCTGACGGGCCTGGAGCCGTTCGAGTCCCTTCGCAACCAGGCGCTCCTTGAACTCGGCCGGCGGGCCGCGGGAGGTGGCCGGGGGATTCCGGACTCCGTTTCAAGACCCGAAGACGTGGTCGCGCGCCTCGAGCACCTCCGAAGCGAAAAGCGCGAGCACTTCGTCGCGGTGCTTCTCGACGCAAAAAACCGGATTCTCAAGATCTCCACGATCCACATCGGCACGCTCACGATGTCCGTGGTGGGGCCACGCGAAGTGTTCCGCGAGGCCGTGAGGGAGGGCGCTTCGAGCCTTGTGGTCGTCCACAACCACCCGAGCGGCGACCCGACGCCCTCTCCGGAGGACCTGGAGGTGACGGCGCGGCTCGTGGACGTCGGCAGCTCGCTCGACATCCCGGTCCACGACCACGTGATCTTGGGCGATCCCGATTGGGTGAGCCTTCGTTCGCGGGGCCTGATGTAG
- a CDS encoding Gfo/Idh/MocA family oxidoreductase, producing the protein MSNKIDRREFLKTVGAAGATVAVGGLAAKGTSQPGAPAPQGRSVAGFNAPKLDTVRAAFIGVGARGSGHVAQMLLMDGVEIKAICDTQEPTCMRSVKRCVDKGRPEPAAYTKGPDDFKRMLDRDDIDMVIIATPWEEHVRMAVGAMERGKHAFTEVPAAYTIEDCWKLVDTAEKTQRHCMMMENVNYGREELMVLNMCRQGVFGELLHGEAAYIHDLRGQMHEIERGTGSWRTTHYTKRNGNLYPTHGLGPVAQYMNINRGDRLDFLCSVSCPSRSRALYAEKNFPEGSIRRKQKFVCGDLNTSIAKTVLGRTLMIQWDEQLPRPYSRLNFIQGTAGAWGGFPDRCVIEGKTKTTEDWSEGDDLKALYDQYEHPLWNRVGEEAVKAGGHGGMDFVMLWRIVYCLRNGEPLDQDVYDAATWSSVGPLSEASVAHRGRSMDFPDFTRGKWKSMKPLGIVG; encoded by the coding sequence ATGTCCAACAAGATCGATCGTCGCGAATTTCTTAAGACCGTGGGCGCCGCGGGCGCCACGGTTGCCGTCGGCGGCCTCGCCGCCAAAGGCACGTCCCAACCCGGTGCGCCCGCGCCCCAAGGGCGTTCGGTGGCGGGGTTCAATGCCCCCAAACTCGATACGGTGCGCGCAGCGTTCATCGGCGTGGGCGCGCGCGGCAGCGGGCACGTCGCGCAGATGCTGCTGATGGACGGAGTCGAGATCAAGGCGATCTGCGACACGCAAGAACCCACCTGCATGCGCAGCGTGAAGCGCTGCGTGGACAAGGGACGCCCCGAACCCGCCGCCTACACCAAGGGCCCGGACGACTTCAAGCGGATGCTCGATCGCGACGATATCGACATGGTGATCATCGCCACGCCTTGGGAGGAGCATGTCCGGATGGCCGTCGGGGCCATGGAGCGCGGAAAGCACGCGTTCACCGAGGTGCCTGCGGCGTACACGATTGAAGACTGTTGGAAACTGGTGGACACCGCCGAGAAGACGCAGCGGCACTGCATGATGATGGAGAACGTCAACTACGGGCGTGAAGAGCTCATGGTGCTGAACATGTGCCGCCAAGGCGTGTTCGGCGAGCTCCTCCACGGCGAAGCCGCGTACATCCACGACCTTCGCGGACAGATGCACGAGATCGAGCGGGGCACGGGCTCCTGGCGCACGACGCACTACACGAAACGCAACGGCAACCTCTACCCCACGCATGGACTCGGCCCCGTGGCCCAGTACATGAACATCAACCGCGGGGACCGGCTCGACTTCCTGTGCTCGGTGAGCTGCCCGTCGCGTTCGCGCGCCCTCTACGCGGAGAAGAATTTTCCCGAGGGAAGCATCCGCCGGAAGCAGAAGTTCGTCTGCGGCGATCTCAACACGTCGATCGCCAAGACGGTCTTGGGCAGGACTCTGATGATCCAGTGGGACGAGCAGCTTCCCAGACCGTACTCGCGGCTCAATTTCATCCAGGGCACGGCCGGAGCCTGGGGCGGCTTTCCGGACCGTTGCGTGATCGAGGGGAAGACCAAGACGACCGAAGACTGGAGCGAGGGCGACGACTTGAAGGCTCTCTACGACCAGTACGAGCACCCCCTGTGGAACCGCGTTGGCGAAGAAGCCGTGAAGGCGGGCGGCCATGGCGGGATGGACTTTGTGATGCTGTGGCGGATCGTCTACTGCCTGCGCAACGGCGAGCCCCTCGACCAGGACGTGTACGACGCGGCCACCTGGTCCTCGGTCGGCCCCCTCAGCGAGGCGTCGGTCGCCCACCGGGGACGCTCGATGGACTTCCCGGACTTCACGCGTGGGAAGTGGAAGTCGATGAAGCCTCTCGGCATCGTAGGTTAG
- the ispG gene encoding (E)-4-hydroxy-3-methylbut-2-enyl-diphosphate synthase encodes MSLESNYPRRATRAVRVGPHTIGGGHPVIVQSMVTEETRNIGACVEQILALHAVGCEIVRVTTPNLNEARCLEEIRARTPGVALVADVHHQGSQIAVEVAKHVDKVRINPGLFVFNKRVQRSVEYSEQEHREELEAIETNLVPVIEACKRHGTAMRVGVNHGSLAERMLVTWGDTPEGMVESALEYIRLCEKHDFREIVVSLKASRVPIMLAANRLFASRSDYPLHLGVTEAGDGQYARVKSTAGIATLLNEGIGDTIRVSLAEDPLNEISVCYDILQATGLRRTKTEFIACPSCGRTKFDLPSVFRKVKEATGHLSGLDIAVMGCIVNGPGEMADADYGYVGQAGGKIALYRGHEVVKNNIPQEEGVAELIALLKAEGVWEEPGDAAPKQLTGLPMRD; translated from the coding sequence ATGAGCCTCGAGTCGAACTATCCGCGACGCGCCACCCGAGCCGTCCGCGTCGGGCCGCACACGATCGGCGGCGGACATCCCGTGATCGTGCAATCGATGGTCACCGAGGAGACCCGCAACATCGGCGCGTGCGTCGAACAGATTCTCGCTTTGCACGCCGTGGGGTGCGAGATCGTCCGAGTGACCACCCCGAACCTGAACGAAGCCCGTTGCCTGGAGGAGATTCGCGCACGGACGCCGGGCGTGGCGCTCGTGGCCGACGTGCACCACCAAGGCTCGCAGATCGCCGTCGAGGTGGCGAAGCACGTGGACAAGGTCCGCATCAACCCGGGGCTGTTCGTCTTCAACAAGCGGGTCCAGCGCTCCGTCGAGTACTCGGAACAGGAGCACCGGGAAGAGCTGGAGGCGATCGAGACCAACCTCGTGCCGGTGATCGAGGCGTGCAAGCGGCACGGAACGGCGATGCGCGTCGGCGTGAACCACGGCTCGCTGGCCGAACGCATGCTCGTGACGTGGGGCGACACGCCCGAAGGCATGGTGGAGAGCGCCCTCGAGTACATCCGCCTGTGCGAGAAGCACGATTTCCGGGAGATCGTGGTGTCCCTCAAGGCCAGCCGCGTACCCATCATGCTCGCCGCCAACCGGTTGTTCGCTTCACGAAGCGACTACCCGCTCCACCTGGGTGTGACCGAGGCCGGTGACGGCCAGTACGCGCGCGTCAAATCCACCGCGGGGATCGCCACGCTGCTCAACGAAGGGATCGGCGACACGATCCGGGTCTCTCTGGCCGAGGACCCGTTGAACGAGATTTCGGTGTGCTACGACATCCTGCAGGCCACGGGGCTGCGCCGCACCAAGACCGAGTTCATCGCGTGCCCCTCGTGCGGGCGGACGAAGTTCGACCTTCCGAGCGTGTTCCGCAAGGTCAAGGAGGCCACGGGCCACCTGAGCGGTCTCGACATCGCCGTGATGGGCTGCATCGTGAACGGCCCGGGCGAGATGGCGGACGCCGACTACGGCTACGTGGGGCAGGCCGGCGGCAAGATCGCGCTCTACAGGGGCCACGAGGTGGTCAAGAACAACATCCCTCAGGAAGAGGGGGTCGCGGAGCTCATCGCGCTGCTCAAGGCCGAGGGCGTTTGGGAAGAGCCCGGGGATGCCGCCCCGAAGCAGCTGACCGGACTCCCCATGCGGGACTAA
- the fusA gene encoding elongation factor G produces MKQYSADKIRNIAIVGHGGAGKTMLVEHLLYTAGATERVGSVDGGNTQSDFDPLEIRRKISLSASVVPLEWNDTKINLIDVPGYPDFIGDLHGVARVVESMIIVCEAKSDLDVGFELAWEVAEQYGLARCIFVNKLERDNADFDGLMNTLHTMYGKKVVSTQIPIGHQAAFSGVLDLLNMKVYKGQDRGTQVEDAPAGYKEEAAKRREKMMDAAAEGDDELMLKYLEGEALTTEEIEHGLLVGVETGKVVPVLIGSAQTGIGVATLLDRIVAELPSPDELPKEIDGKKLTPDPKGPLAAFIFKSTADPYVGKISYARVFSGTIKADDHVLNMNTGQDERLHNLFYPHGKGQEPATEVVAGDICAIAKLQDTHTGDTLSTSKDKIQLPPLEFPEPIYRIAIKPATKADEDKLGASMQKLLEEDPTFRYTRDPVLHQELLEGMGDIHLETVIEKLKSKFGVTVTTEEAKVPYLETIRNGAKAQGRHKRQTGGKGQFGDCWLELEPLARGEGFQFENKVVGGAIPKNFIPAVEKGVREAMDHGFLAGYPVVDIRATVYDGSYHDVDSSEMAFKTAGAIAFRAAAQSANPVVLEPVLNVEVDVPDEYVGDVVGDLNGRRGRLQGMDASAPGKQRVNAQVPMATMTRYALDLRSITKGRGRFSQSLSHYDELPHNEQQSLVEEYERQKAAHESEH; encoded by the coding sequence GTGAAGCAGTACAGCGCGGACAAGATACGCAACATCGCCATTGTCGGACACGGCGGAGCGGGCAAAACCATGCTCGTGGAGCACCTGCTCTACACCGCCGGAGCGACCGAGCGCGTGGGGTCCGTGGACGGCGGAAACACGCAGAGCGACTTCGATCCGCTGGAAATCCGCCGAAAGATCAGCCTGTCCGCGAGCGTGGTGCCCCTGGAGTGGAACGACACGAAGATCAACCTCATCGACGTTCCCGGCTACCCCGATTTCATCGGCGACCTGCACGGGGTCGCACGCGTCGTCGAATCCATGATCATCGTGTGCGAGGCCAAGTCCGACCTCGACGTGGGCTTCGAACTCGCGTGGGAGGTCGCCGAGCAGTACGGCTTGGCCCGGTGCATCTTCGTCAACAAGCTGGAGCGGGACAACGCCGACTTCGACGGGCTGATGAACACGCTCCACACGATGTACGGCAAGAAGGTCGTCTCCACCCAGATTCCCATCGGCCACCAGGCCGCGTTCAGCGGCGTGCTCGACCTGCTGAACATGAAGGTGTACAAGGGCCAGGACCGGGGCACCCAGGTCGAAGACGCCCCTGCCGGCTACAAGGAAGAGGCCGCCAAGCGCCGCGAGAAGATGATGGATGCGGCCGCCGAGGGCGACGACGAGTTGATGCTCAAGTATCTCGAGGGCGAAGCGCTCACGACCGAGGAGATCGAGCACGGCCTGCTGGTGGGCGTCGAGACCGGCAAAGTCGTGCCGGTCCTGATCGGGTCCGCACAGACCGGCATCGGTGTGGCGACGCTCCTCGACCGAATCGTCGCAGAGCTTCCCTCCCCCGACGAGTTGCCCAAAGAGATCGACGGCAAGAAGCTGACGCCCGATCCCAAAGGCCCGCTCGCCGCGTTCATTTTCAAGAGCACGGCCGACCCCTACGTCGGCAAGATCAGCTACGCCCGTGTCTTCAGCGGCACGATCAAGGCCGACGACCACGTGCTGAACATGAACACGGGTCAAGACGAGCGCCTGCACAATCTCTTCTATCCGCACGGCAAGGGTCAGGAGCCCGCCACCGAGGTGGTGGCAGGCGACATTTGTGCCATCGCCAAGCTCCAGGACACGCACACCGGAGACACCCTCAGCACCTCGAAGGACAAGATTCAACTCCCCCCGCTGGAGTTTCCCGAACCGATCTACCGCATTGCCATCAAGCCGGCCACCAAGGCCGACGAGGACAAACTGGGCGCCTCGATGCAAAAGTTGCTCGAGGAGGATCCCACGTTCCGCTACACGCGCGATCCCGTGCTGCATCAGGAGTTGCTCGAAGGGATGGGCGACATCCACCTTGAGACCGTCATCGAGAAGCTGAAGTCGAAGTTCGGCGTGACCGTGACCACCGAGGAGGCCAAGGTTCCGTACCTCGAGACCATCCGCAACGGTGCGAAAGCCCAGGGGCGGCACAAGAGGCAGACCGGCGGCAAGGGACAGTTCGGCGACTGCTGGCTCGAACTCGAACCTCTGGCGCGCGGCGAGGGCTTCCAGTTCGAAAACAAGGTCGTGGGCGGCGCGATTCCCAAGAACTTCATCCCAGCGGTTGAGAAGGGCGTGCGCGAGGCCATGGACCACGGATTCCTCGCGGGCTATCCCGTCGTGGACATCCGCGCCACGGTGTACGACGGCAGCTACCACGACGTGGACTCGAGCGAAATGGCGTTCAAGACCGCGGGCGCGATCGCGTTCCGGGCGGCCGCGCAGTCTGCGAACCCCGTGGTGCTCGAACCGGTGCTGAACGTCGAAGTCGACGTGCCCGACGAGTATGTGGGCGATGTCGTGGGAGACTTGAACGGCCGCCGTGGAAGGCTCCAAGGCATGGACGCGAGCGCTCCTGGCAAGCAGCGCGTCAACGCGCAGGTGCCGATGGCGACCATGACCCGGTACGCCCTGGATCTCAGGTCGATCACCAAGGGCCGCGGCCGGTTCTCACAAAGCCTTTCGCACTACGACGAGCTGCCGCACAACGAGCAGCAGAGTCTGGTCGAAGAGTACGAGCGGCAGAAGGCCGCCCACGAGAGCGAGCACTAG